The nucleotide sequence GTGATTTATTTAGACCACCCTCCTGTCGTGAAATCGCCGCTGCTCCGCGCGCGCTGCTCTTCCCTCCCTTCGTCTTCGCCGCGCgctgctccctctctcccttgaccctcccttcctctcttcgcCTTCGActtcctccctttctctccaaCACCCTCGTCCTCTCCCCAGCTCCCCCACCCCGATTCCAAGAACCATAACAATAATCCTAACCCTAATTCTCCATCTAATCATAGGGCAAGAAGACGACGAGGGGGAAATTGGAATCCATGGTGGAACCTTCGTCGTCCGGGCGCTGAATCCGGCCCGATTGGGCGGCGATGATGGATCTTTTGTCCCCTACgtcggaggagaagaaagaccacTCGCCGTCCCTGGCGATCTCCCTTCCATCGCCTCCCCCGCCCCGGCGGGGAACCGCCGACGCCGCCGGCAACTTCTGCCGTCTTCTCGCCAACGGCCCCCCCGCCGCTCCGGCCCCCTCCTCCTGGTTCGAGATTCGCCTCTTCTACGTCCGCATCACCCCCTGCGCTGCCGACGCCGTGCCCCCCCGCCTCACCCTCTCCCATCTCCGCCGCGAGATGGGAGCCGCCCTCGAGATCAAAGGCGCCCGCGTCCCCAACTCCGACCctacctccctccccctccgccGCGACCGCTTCGATCGCGACGCCGCCGAGGTCACCTACGTCAGCACCGAGGGCGTCCGCCTCACCGGGGCCGTCGATTTCGAGGTTTGCGATGATAGGGGCAATTTGATCCTCTGCGGTTCTCTGGGGAGGGTGGAGGCTCCGTGGAGCAATGGGGTAATTGGGTTCGACAACCATTCAGGGTCGTGCGATAAGGATCCGAAGACCGGGTGGAGCATGGATTGCTATTCTGCTGCATCGATTGCTTCCTCTGCGTTCATGCAATCCAAGCTTGGGATCTCGTCGCCGTCCATCGAGGTCTATGTGGCCGGGTGCTATGCAGGGGTTCCTTTGATACTCACACAGACCGTTCAGCTCAGCCCGAGGCGGAAGGCCGCGAGGCCAGGAGCGCTGGATGCGATACCGGAGGATGAAGAGACCGCTGGGAGGGAGCAGGGAAGCAATGAAGGGTTGATTCACCGCagaacatcatcatcatctgtaagttgtttttttttttttttaaatacattCCTTGCAATTTGCAGTTTTCCTCCCCATTTCACATTGCTAAATCATAGTGAAACAGCTATTTCTTTTTAACTATAAGCTTTTTCTTGTTTGTTAGAAGTGAGAGCGGACGACAACTTTGCTCAACAGAGGTTTTAAGAAAGCATTGCTTGAGCATTTCATGCTTGGTCTAAGAATATCCGTGATAAGACTTAAGGGAATATTTAACTGCCTTCTCCTCCATAAAATTTCAGCAAAGCATATTATTCGAGCTGCTAGACTTGCAAGAGAAAGAGCAAGTAGGATGGTTACCAGTCCAT is from Phoenix dactylifera cultivar Barhee BC4 chromosome 18, palm_55x_up_171113_PBpolish2nd_filt_p, whole genome shotgun sequence and encodes:
- the LOC103715806 gene encoding uncharacterized protein At1g01500-like; the encoded protein is MMDLLSPTSEEKKDHSPSLAISLPSPPPPRRGTADAAGNFCRLLANGPPAAPAPSSWFEIRLFYVRITPCAADAVPPRLTLSHLRREMGAALEIKGARVPNSDPTSLPLRRDRFDRDAAEVTYVSTEGVRLTGAVDFEVCDDRGNLILCGSLGRVEAPWSNGVIGFDNHSGSCDKDPKTGWSMDCYSAASIASSAFMQSKLGISSPSIEVYVAGCYAGVPLILTQTVQLSPRRKAARPGALDAIPEDEETAGREQGSNEGLIHRRTSSSSVTEEIDEYDPNIKVGHRYYPEGWYLDDDGQLTWFNAGVRVGVGIGLGMCVGIGIGIGLLMRSYQATTRNFRRRFF